One window of Solwaraspora sp. WMMA2056 genomic DNA carries:
- a CDS encoding L-ribulose-5-phosphate 4-epimerase codes for MTTTAQPSADVAAEIVRLRAEVCRLHEHLTRWGLVTWTSGNVSARVPGADLLVIKPSGVSYDELTPAHMVVTDLDGTLVEGDYAPSSDTEAHAYVYRHMPAVGGVVHTHSPYATAWAARCEPIPCAVTAMADEFGGEIPVGPFALIGSDAIGRGIVETLTGHRSPAVLMRQHGPFTIGATAKAAVKAAVMCEDVARTIHLARQLGPVEPLPQAAIDALYERYQNVYGQR; via the coding sequence ATGACCACCACCGCTCAGCCCAGCGCCGACGTGGCCGCCGAGATCGTCCGGCTGCGCGCCGAGGTGTGCCGGCTGCACGAGCACCTGACCCGCTGGGGTCTGGTCACCTGGACCAGCGGCAACGTCTCGGCCCGGGTGCCCGGCGCCGACCTGCTGGTGATCAAGCCCTCCGGGGTCAGCTACGACGAGCTCACCCCGGCGCACATGGTCGTCACCGACCTCGACGGCACCCTGGTCGAAGGCGACTACGCGCCGTCGAGCGACACCGAGGCGCACGCGTACGTCTACCGGCACATGCCGGCCGTCGGCGGGGTGGTGCACACGCACAGCCCGTACGCCACCGCCTGGGCCGCCCGGTGCGAGCCGATCCCGTGCGCGGTGACCGCGATGGCCGACGAGTTCGGCGGCGAGATCCCGGTCGGGCCGTTCGCGTTGATCGGTTCCGACGCGATCGGCCGGGGCATCGTCGAGACGCTCACCGGTCACCGCTCGCCGGCCGTCCTGATGCGTCAGCACGGTCCGTTCACCATCGGCGCCACCGCCAAGGCGGCGGTGAAGGCGGCGGTGATGTGCGAGGACGTCGCCCGCACGATCCACCTGGCCCGTCAGCTCGGCCCGGTCGAGCCGCTGCCGCAGGCCGCGATCGACGCGCTGTACGAGCGCTACCAGAACGTGTACGGCCAGCGGTGA
- the araA gene encoding L-arabinose isomerase — MEAGKRSAQVWFLTGSQGLYGDDTLRQVAEQSQEIAGRLGAADGLPVEIVWRPVLTSPEEILRVCLAANTEPDVVGVIAWMHTFSPAKMWIAGLDALRKPLLHLHTQANVELPWAEIDMDFMNLNQAAHGDREFGYVQTRLGVARKTVAGHVSDPRVVGRIAGWARAAIGHSELRSLKLARFGDNMRNVAVTEGDKVEAQVRFGVSVNTYGVNELVEAVDAVPDPDVKVLVDEYEQRYRVDPALRAGGDRHDSLRYAARIELGLRGFLTEGGFRAFTTNFEDLGGLRQLPGLAVQRLMADGYGFGGEGDWKTAVLVRTLKAMSTGLDGGTSFMEDYTYDLTPGQERILGAHMLEVCPSIAADTPSCEIHPLSIGGREDPVRLVFDAAPGRAVVLGMVDLGERFRLVANEIEVVPPAQPLPKLPVARAVWRPEPDLPTSAEAWLTAGGPHHTVLSQAVGVDELHDLAEMTGTELAVIDADTTTRRFAAELRWSQAYHRLARGF, encoded by the coding sequence ATGGAGGCAGGGAAACGGTCCGCGCAGGTGTGGTTCCTCACCGGCAGCCAGGGGCTGTACGGCGACGACACGCTGCGCCAGGTGGCCGAGCAGTCCCAGGAGATCGCCGGCCGGCTCGGCGCCGCCGACGGGTTGCCGGTCGAGATCGTCTGGCGCCCGGTGCTGACCAGCCCGGAGGAGATCCTCCGGGTCTGCCTGGCGGCCAACACCGAACCCGACGTGGTCGGCGTGATCGCCTGGATGCACACCTTCTCGCCGGCCAAGATGTGGATCGCCGGGCTGGACGCGCTGCGCAAGCCGCTGCTGCACCTGCACACCCAGGCCAACGTCGAACTGCCGTGGGCAGAGATCGACATGGACTTCATGAACCTGAACCAGGCCGCGCACGGCGACCGCGAGTTCGGCTACGTGCAGACCCGGCTCGGGGTGGCCCGCAAGACCGTCGCCGGCCACGTCAGCGACCCCCGGGTCGTCGGTCGGATCGCCGGCTGGGCGCGGGCCGCGATCGGCCACAGCGAGCTGCGGTCGCTGAAGCTGGCCCGGTTCGGCGACAACATGCGCAACGTCGCGGTGACCGAAGGCGACAAGGTGGAGGCGCAGGTCCGGTTCGGCGTCTCGGTCAACACGTACGGGGTGAACGAGCTCGTCGAGGCGGTCGACGCGGTGCCGGACCCCGACGTCAAGGTCCTGGTCGACGAGTACGAGCAGCGGTACCGGGTCGACCCGGCGCTGCGGGCCGGCGGCGACCGGCACGACTCGCTGCGCTACGCCGCCCGCATCGAGCTGGGCCTGCGCGGCTTCCTCACCGAGGGCGGCTTCCGGGCGTTCACCACGAACTTCGAGGACCTCGGCGGGCTGCGGCAACTGCCCGGCCTGGCGGTGCAGCGGCTGATGGCCGACGGCTACGGCTTCGGCGGCGAAGGCGACTGGAAGACGGCCGTACTTGTCCGCACCCTGAAGGCGATGTCGACCGGGCTCGACGGCGGCACGTCGTTCATGGAGGACTACACCTACGACCTGACCCCCGGTCAGGAGCGGATCCTCGGCGCGCACATGCTGGAGGTCTGCCCGAGCATCGCCGCCGACACCCCGTCGTGTGAGATCCATCCGCTGAGCATCGGCGGCCGCGAGGACCCCGTACGGCTGGTCTTCGACGCCGCACCCGGCCGGGCCGTCGTGCTCGGCATGGTCGACCTGGGCGAACGGTTCCGCCTGGTGGCCAACGAGATAGAGGTCGTGCCGCCGGCACAGCCGTTGCCGAAGTTGCCGGTGGCCCGGGCGGTGTGGCGCCCCGAGCCGGACCTGCCGACGTCGGCGGAGGCGTGGCTGACCGCCGGCGGCCCGCATCACACCGTCCTCTCCCAGGCCGTCGGGGTGGACGAGTTGCACGATCTGGCCGAGATGACCGGCACCGAGTTGGCGGTCATCGACGCCGATACGACGACCCGGCGGTTCGCCGCCGAGTTGCGCTGGAGTCAGGCGTACCACCGGCTGGCCCGGGGCTTCTGA
- a CDS encoding DivIVA domain-containing protein codes for MRELWRRWRLRWQRRKMATTPPRDWPQGSGVYRVPAGRSRNQRPTAYRPIRPWQIRSHRFPTAPRRGGGRGLDPGEVAAFLERIAHDLGIVYAELDRTYEQNDRIKDALRRWQTSQALAAQTTMHLPAWTGTSATTRYAGQ; via the coding sequence ATGCGAGAGCTCTGGCGACGCTGGCGACTGCGCTGGCAACGCCGCAAGATGGCCACCACCCCGCCACGTGACTGGCCGCAGGGCAGCGGCGTCTACCGCGTACCCGCTGGTCGCAGCCGCAACCAGCGACCCACCGCGTACCGGCCGATCCGCCCTTGGCAGATCCGCAGCCACCGCTTCCCGACGGCCCCCCGGCGCGGCGGCGGCCGGGGCCTCGACCCCGGCGAAGTCGCCGCCTTCCTCGAACGGATCGCCCACGACCTCGGCATCGTCTACGCCGAACTCGACCGCACCTACGAACAGAACGACCGCATCAAGGACGCGCTCCGCCGCTGGCAGACCAGCCAGGCCCTCGCCGCGCAGACCACCATGCACCTGCCCGCCTGGACCGGCACCAGCGCCACCACCCGGTACGCGGGGCAGTGA
- a CDS encoding winged helix-turn-helix domain-containing protein, translated as MPTQPDYVRISDAYAAAIVSGRLKPGEKLLSIAEMSQRYKVGATTIKMVLVRLEARRLVRRHQGKGTFVEPSDRWLLPDGDDDDEPDFEI; from the coding sequence ATGCCTACGCAGCCCGACTATGTCCGCATTTCGGACGCCTACGCCGCCGCGATCGTCAGCGGGCGGCTCAAGCCAGGGGAGAAGCTGCTCTCGATCGCCGAGATGAGCCAGCGCTACAAGGTCGGCGCCACGACCATCAAGATGGTCCTCGTACGGCTGGAAGCCCGCCGGCTGGTCCGCCGTCACCAGGGCAAGGGCACGTTCGTCGAGCCCAGCGACCGATGGCTACTGCCCGACGGCGACGATGATGACGAGCCGGATTTCGAGATCTGA
- a CDS encoding amino acid permease produces MTAADTPLARRLGTRDAVVIGLGAMIGAGVFAAFAPAAAAAGGWLLAALAIAAVVAYCNAMSSARLAARYPESGGTYVYGRQRLGDLWGHLAGWGFVVGKTASCAAMALTVGSYLAPAYARPVAVAAVVALTVLNLFGVHRSAWATRVIVTVVLTVLAAVVVVGLLGGARPVLGTAGAGAAGGGPVDGWGVLQGAGLLFFAFAGYARIATLGEEVRDPQRTIPRAIPIALGITLAVYALVAVAVLRALGPAGLADTPAPLAAAVSQVGAGWLTPVVRIGAATAALGALLALILGVSRTVFAMSRGRHLPAGLDAVHPRRQVPHRAEIAVGVAVVALVCVADLREAIGFSSFGVLVYYAVANAAALTLHRDEGALPRAVPLVGIVGCLLLAATLPGAAVLTGLAVFAVGVVVWWAGRGVRARR; encoded by the coding sequence ATGACCGCCGCCGACACCCCGCTGGCCCGCCGGCTCGGCACCCGCGACGCCGTCGTCATCGGGCTCGGGGCGATGATCGGCGCCGGGGTCTTCGCGGCGTTCGCCCCGGCGGCGGCCGCCGCCGGCGGATGGCTGCTGGCCGCCCTCGCGATCGCCGCCGTGGTGGCGTACTGCAACGCGATGTCGTCGGCCCGGCTGGCCGCCCGCTACCCGGAGTCCGGCGGCACCTACGTCTACGGCCGGCAGCGGCTCGGCGACCTCTGGGGCCACCTCGCCGGCTGGGGCTTCGTGGTCGGCAAGACGGCCTCCTGCGCGGCGATGGCGCTCACCGTCGGCAGCTACCTGGCACCGGCGTACGCCCGGCCGGTCGCGGTCGCGGCGGTGGTCGCGCTCACCGTACTGAACCTGTTCGGCGTGCACCGGTCGGCGTGGGCGACCCGGGTGATCGTCACCGTCGTGTTGACGGTGCTGGCCGCCGTGGTCGTCGTCGGGCTGCTCGGCGGTGCCCGACCGGTCCTCGGCACAGCGGGGGCCGGCGCGGCCGGCGGCGGACCGGTCGACGGGTGGGGGGTGCTGCAGGGTGCCGGCCTGCTCTTCTTCGCGTTCGCCGGCTACGCCCGGATCGCCACCCTCGGCGAGGAGGTCCGCGACCCGCAGCGCACCATCCCCCGGGCGATCCCGATCGCGCTGGGCATCACCCTGGCCGTGTACGCGCTGGTCGCGGTCGCCGTGCTGCGGGCGCTGGGCCCGGCCGGGCTGGCCGACACGCCGGCACCGCTGGCCGCCGCCGTGTCCCAGGTCGGTGCCGGCTGGTTGACCCCGGTGGTACGCATCGGCGCGGCCACGGCGGCGCTCGGCGCGCTGCTGGCGTTGATCCTCGGGGTGTCCCGGACCGTGTTCGCGATGTCCCGGGGCCGGCACCTGCCCGCCGGGCTGGACGCCGTGCATCCGCGTCGGCAGGTGCCGCACCGGGCGGAGATCGCGGTCGGCGTCGCGGTGGTGGCCCTGGTCTGCGTCGCCGACCTGCGCGAGGCGATCGGCTTCTCGTCGTTCGGCGTACTGGTCTACTACGCGGTGGCCAACGCCGCCGCGCTGACCCTGCACCGCGACGAGGGCGCGTTGCCGAGGGCCGTACCACTCGTCGGGATCGTCGGCTGCCTGCTGCTGGCCGCCACCCTGCCCGGTGCGGCGGTGCTCACCGGGCTGGCCGTGTTCGCCGTCGGCGTCGTCGTCTGGTGGGCCGGTCGCGGCGTGCGCGCCCGACGCTGA
- a CDS encoding SURF1 family protein encodes MYRFLLTPRWLGHLALAVVAATVMVQLGNWQLDRYHQRSEVNDRIDAAADQIPVAVTQVVGPPGAAAGTAGAPPPQSATWTRVTATGRYDVDNQVLVRSRTANSRVGFEIVTPLVLADGSAVLVDRGWIPPADSGADAQPQLPATPTGEVTVIGLVRQPEPMSGAVTRRDGKLETRRIATGALATELPYPVRGGYLLLQEQTPTPDPAFVAVAIRHENSWQNGGYVAQWWIFAAMTLVGYGWLARREAHTRRAAEPGPTDRAAATSRPTDRAAAQQRQTDRAANPPA; translated from the coding sequence GTGTACCGGTTCCTGCTGACGCCCCGATGGTTGGGTCACCTCGCGCTGGCGGTGGTGGCCGCCACGGTGATGGTGCAGCTGGGCAACTGGCAGCTCGACCGCTACCACCAACGCAGCGAGGTCAACGACCGGATCGACGCCGCCGCCGACCAGATCCCGGTGGCGGTGACGCAGGTCGTCGGCCCGCCCGGGGCGGCCGCCGGTACCGCCGGTGCGCCGCCGCCGCAGTCGGCGACCTGGACCCGGGTCACCGCGACCGGGCGCTACGACGTCGACAACCAGGTCCTGGTCCGCAGCCGGACGGCGAACAGCCGGGTCGGTTTCGAGATCGTCACCCCGCTGGTGCTGGCCGACGGCTCCGCCGTCCTGGTCGACCGGGGCTGGATCCCGCCGGCCGACAGCGGCGCCGACGCGCAGCCGCAACTGCCGGCCACACCCACCGGTGAGGTGACCGTGATCGGGCTGGTCCGCCAGCCGGAGCCGATGTCCGGTGCGGTCACCCGCCGCGACGGCAAGTTGGAGACCCGCCGGATCGCCACCGGAGCCCTCGCCACCGAGCTGCCCTACCCGGTACGCGGCGGCTACCTGCTGCTGCAGGAGCAGACCCCGACGCCGGACCCGGCGTTCGTCGCGGTCGCCATCCGGCACGAGAACAGCTGGCAGAACGGCGGGTACGTGGCCCAGTGGTGGATCTTCGCCGCGATGACCCTGGTCGGGTACGGCTGGCTGGCCCGCCGGGAGGCGCACACCCGCCGAGCCGCCGAGCCTGGACCCACCGACCGGGCGGCCGCGACATCCAGACCCACCGACCGGGCGGCCGCGCAACAGCGGCAGACCGACCGGGCGGCCAACCCGCCGGCATGA
- a CDS encoding cobyrinate a,c-diamide synthase produces MPSVPRLVVSAPASGHGKTSVAIGLLAALRELGLSTAGAKIGPDHTDAAYLGAAAGRPGRNLDPMLVGTGRIGPLLAHGAAGADVAVLGGAMGLYDSLGTRADSASTATVATALRAPVVMVVDAAAMGQSIGALVHGFRAYDDLIWLAGVILNRVSSARHEQVLREALDDIGVPVLGALHRGELPAGIPRAAGVVPVAHHSIDTVRLIRRLGEAVDAAVDLDRVLALARSAPPLPVPAWSAADALAAEAEAAGAPPVTPPVRRPVIAVAGTPELVYGYTETVELITAAGGAVVPFDPLRDELLPEATAALVLPGGLPEAYLPELSANRALTAAVADLARAGRPVLAEGSGLLWLVRECDGRPMGEVFDAAAMTSDRMVVGYREATSRAATPVAPLGGRMIGYKQHQVVVSPRAGHTPAWTWGNGVPEGFVWRRVHASQLTLHWAGAPDIARRLVLAAADGRLAGADSRGPAGDGRVPGPDHRGGDGPVPEESPMPPMGPMPPMPPMARPTPLAEEDTDPLLVHSADDLG; encoded by the coding sequence ATGCCGTCCGTGCCCCGCCTGGTGGTGAGTGCCCCCGCCTCTGGACACGGTAAGACCTCGGTGGCGATCGGGCTGCTCGCCGCGTTGCGCGAGCTCGGCCTGAGCACCGCCGGGGCGAAGATCGGACCGGACCACACCGACGCGGCGTACCTCGGGGCCGCCGCCGGCCGGCCCGGCCGCAACCTGGACCCGATGCTGGTCGGCACCGGCCGGATCGGTCCGCTGCTGGCCCACGGCGCGGCCGGGGCGGACGTCGCGGTGCTCGGTGGGGCGATGGGCCTGTACGACAGTCTGGGCACCCGGGCGGACAGTGCGTCGACGGCGACGGTGGCCACCGCGTTGCGGGCTCCGGTGGTGATGGTGGTCGACGCGGCGGCGATGGGCCAGTCGATCGGTGCGCTGGTGCACGGCTTCCGGGCCTACGACGACCTGATCTGGCTCGCCGGGGTGATCCTCAACCGGGTCAGTTCGGCCCGTCACGAGCAGGTGCTGCGCGAGGCGCTCGACGACATCGGGGTGCCGGTGCTGGGCGCGCTGCACCGGGGCGAGCTGCCCGCCGGCATTCCCCGCGCCGCCGGGGTGGTGCCGGTGGCGCACCACAGCATCGACACCGTACGGCTGATCCGTCGCCTCGGTGAGGCGGTGGACGCCGCCGTGGACCTCGACCGGGTGCTGGCCCTGGCCCGGTCGGCGCCGCCGCTGCCGGTGCCGGCCTGGTCGGCCGCGGACGCCCTGGCCGCCGAGGCGGAGGCGGCCGGCGCCCCGCCGGTGACGCCGCCGGTACGGCGACCGGTGATCGCCGTCGCCGGTACGCCGGAGCTGGTCTACGGCTACACCGAGACGGTGGAGCTGATCACCGCCGCCGGTGGGGCGGTGGTGCCGTTCGACCCGCTGCGCGACGAACTGCTGCCGGAGGCGACCGCGGCGCTGGTCCTGCCCGGCGGGTTGCCGGAGGCGTACCTGCCGGAGTTGTCGGCGAACCGGGCGTTGACCGCCGCCGTGGCGGATCTGGCCCGGGCCGGCCGGCCGGTGCTGGCCGAGGGCAGTGGCCTGTTGTGGCTGGTCCGCGAGTGCGACGGCCGGCCGATGGGGGAGGTGTTCGACGCGGCCGCGATGACCTCGGACCGGATGGTCGTCGGCTACCGGGAGGCGACGTCGCGGGCGGCCACCCCGGTAGCCCCGCTGGGTGGCCGGATGATCGGCTACAAGCAGCATCAGGTGGTGGTCTCCCCGCGCGCCGGGCACACCCCGGCGTGGACGTGGGGCAACGGGGTACCGGAGGGGTTCGTCTGGCGTCGGGTGCACGCCTCCCAGTTGACGCTGCACTGGGCCGGGGCGCCGGACATCGCCCGGCGGCTGGTCCTGGCCGCCGCCGATGGCCGGTTGGCCGGCGCGGACTCCCGGGGCCCGGCTGGCGACGGGCGCGTCCCCGGCCCGGACCATCGCGGTGGCGACGGTCCGGTCCCGGAGGAGTCGCCGATGCCGCCGATGGGCCCGATGCCGCCCATGCCGCCGATGGCGCGTCCGACGCCGCTGGCCGAGGAGGACACCGATCCGCTGCTGGTGCACTCAGCCGATGATCTCGGCTGA
- a CDS encoding transglycosylase domain-containing protein: MTKRSRNPARRGRLVQLLRAGLIAGVVVAAAAYPLAAVAGLTVIASTRAIEQVPEKLRDIDPAQTTYVYAADGRTLVTMFYEEHRKYVPLTEMSPFIQQAIVASEDVRFYQHNGVDPKGVARAFVANSQAGGVSQGGSTLTMQYVRLALQETAETPLELQAATAQTPGRKIREIRIAMELEKQLSKPEILERYLNAAYFGHRAYGIYAAAEIFFSKHPRELSASEAALIAGLVKAPSEYDPATSDQAAATERRNYVIDRMAALGYLAPAAAARSKAEPIQLNLSTPPNECVSVPAEHNDWGFFCDYLKSWWMGQKAFGDSPSERLGNLRTGGYRIVTSLDPATQKAAQDQVTSRESIGSPFAHGLVAVEPGTGHVRAMAINRVYSLDQTDNGGHSNPTLRSKGVKGNYPNTVTPLLGGGDLPGYQAGSTFKMFTMLAALDAGMPLRSGFNAPHRINSIYDGGEGTSSCGGRWCPSNASGAMAGYHYMWSGFGKSVNTYFVWLLQQVGAEKAVQMAERLGLRWRTDVDKRNASPEHASKWGAFTLGVSDVTPLEMANAYATIAADGSHCEDSPVLSVENPDGSPVTYRTLTGAEVEVATPRCHAAFSPDVARAATDAARCPVGDRPAAGGCGGWSTADGVAKAVGRPVAGKTGTTDSTRSAWFTGYTPDLAVASFIADPDNPFNAVGDWQSQKPVDTAAGTLKNALKDRPVRQFAPPSAEIIG; encoded by the coding sequence GTGACCAAGCGCAGCCGAAACCCCGCCCGCCGTGGCCGCCTCGTCCAGTTGCTCCGCGCCGGTCTGATCGCCGGCGTCGTGGTCGCCGCCGCCGCCTACCCGCTGGCCGCAGTCGCCGGCCTCACCGTCATCGCCAGCACCCGGGCCATCGAACAGGTCCCGGAGAAGCTGCGCGACATCGACCCGGCCCAGACCACCTACGTGTACGCGGCGGACGGCCGGACCCTGGTGACGATGTTCTACGAGGAGCACCGCAAGTACGTCCCGCTGACCGAGATGTCGCCCTTCATCCAGCAGGCGATCGTCGCCTCCGAGGACGTCCGGTTCTACCAGCACAACGGCGTCGACCCCAAGGGTGTCGCCCGCGCGTTCGTGGCCAACTCCCAGGCCGGCGGGGTGTCCCAGGGCGGCTCCACGCTGACCATGCAGTACGTCCGGCTCGCCCTGCAGGAGACCGCCGAGACACCACTGGAGCTGCAGGCGGCGACCGCACAGACCCCCGGCCGCAAGATCCGCGAGATCCGGATCGCGATGGAGCTGGAGAAGCAGCTGTCCAAGCCGGAGATCCTGGAGCGTTACCTCAACGCCGCCTACTTCGGCCACCGGGCGTACGGCATCTACGCGGCCGCGGAGATCTTCTTCTCCAAACACCCCCGGGAACTCAGCGCCAGCGAGGCCGCGCTCATCGCCGGCCTGGTCAAGGCGCCGTCGGAGTACGACCCGGCCACCTCGGACCAGGCCGCCGCGACCGAACGCCGCAACTACGTCATCGACCGGATGGCCGCGCTGGGCTACCTGGCCCCCGCCGCCGCCGCGCGGTCCAAGGCCGAACCGATCCAGCTCAACCTGAGTACGCCACCCAACGAGTGTGTCTCGGTGCCGGCTGAGCACAACGACTGGGGCTTCTTCTGCGACTACCTGAAGTCCTGGTGGATGGGGCAGAAGGCGTTCGGCGACAGCCCGTCGGAGCGGCTGGGCAACCTGCGCACCGGCGGGTACCGGATCGTCACCAGCCTCGACCCGGCCACCCAGAAGGCCGCCCAGGACCAGGTCACCTCCCGGGAGTCGATCGGCAGCCCGTTCGCCCACGGACTGGTCGCCGTCGAGCCCGGCACCGGCCACGTCAGGGCGATGGCGATCAACCGGGTCTACTCGCTGGACCAGACCGACAACGGCGGGCACTCCAACCCCACCCTGCGCAGCAAGGGGGTCAAGGGCAACTACCCGAACACGGTGACCCCGCTGCTCGGCGGCGGCGACCTGCCCGGATACCAGGCCGGGTCGACGTTCAAGATGTTCACCATGCTGGCCGCGCTGGACGCCGGCATGCCGCTGCGCTCCGGCTTCAACGCCCCGCACCGGATCAACTCCATCTACGACGGCGGCGAAGGCACCAGCAGCTGCGGTGGCCGCTGGTGCCCGAGCAACGCCTCCGGCGCGATGGCCGGCTACCACTACATGTGGTCCGGCTTCGGCAAGTCGGTCAACACCTACTTCGTGTGGCTGTTGCAGCAGGTCGGCGCCGAGAAGGCGGTGCAGATGGCCGAACGGCTCGGGCTGCGCTGGCGCACCGACGTCGACAAGCGCAACGCCTCCCCCGAGCACGCCAGCAAATGGGGCGCGTTCACCCTCGGCGTGTCCGACGTGACGCCGCTGGAGATGGCGAACGCCTACGCCACCATCGCCGCAGACGGCAGCCACTGCGAGGACTCCCCGGTGCTGTCGGTGGAGAATCCGGACGGCAGCCCGGTCACCTACCGGACGTTGACCGGGGCCGAGGTCGAGGTGGCCACCCCGCGCTGCCACGCGGCGTTCTCGCCGGACGTGGCCCGCGCCGCCACCGACGCCGCCCGGTGCCCGGTCGGTGACCGGCCCGCCGCCGGCGGCTGCGGCGGCTGGTCCACCGCCGACGGCGTGGCCAAGGCGGTCGGCCGGCCGGTCGCCGGCAAGACGGGCACCACCGACAGCACCCGGTCGGCCTGGTTCACCGGCTACACCCCGGACCTCGCGGTGGCCAGCTTCATCGCCGACCCGGACAACCCGTTCAACGCCGTCGGCGACTGGCAGTCCCAGAAGCCGGTGGACACGGCGGCCGGCACGCTGAAGAACGCGCTCAAGGACCGACCGGTACGCCAGTTCGCGCCACCGTCAGCCGAGATCATCGGCTGA